CAAACATTGCCGTATTCAAAGCATGGAAACCAGCCAATGTAATAAACTGAAACTTGTACCCCATTTTTGCCAGCTCTTCACGGAAAGTAGACATCTCTTCCACACTCAGCCTTGCAGCCCAGTTGAATGAAGGGGAACAGTTATAAGCAAGCATTTTCCCAGGAAATTTCGCATGAATTCCTTCTGCAAATCTTCTTGCCTGCTCCAAATCCGGATTTGAGGTTTCCATCCAGATCAGATCTGCATATGGTGCATAGGACAAACCTCTGTCGATTCCCTGTTCTACACCGTTTCTTACTACATAAAATCCTTCAGTAGTTCTCTCTCCTGTTACGAATTTTTTATCTCTGTCATCAATATCAGATGTCAGTAAATCTGCAGCATCCGCATCTGTTCTTGCAATAATAAGACTCGGAACCCCCAGTACATCGGCAGCCAGACGTGCAGCAATCAGTTTGTTGACCGCCTCCTGCGTTGGCACCAATACTTTTCCACCTAAATGCCCACATTTTTTTGCGGATGAAAGTTGATCTTCAAAGTGTACAGCAGCAGCTCCCGCTTCTATCATCTGCTTCATCAGTTCAAAAGCATTCAGGTTACCTCCAAAACCAGCTTCTGCATCCGCAATAATGGGTACCAGATATTCTTTATCTCCGGTTCCGCTCACAGATTGTACCTGATCTGCCCTCAATAAGGCATTATTAATTTTTTTTACTACAGAAGGCACTGAATTGGCAGGATACAGTGACTGATCCGGATACATTTCTCCTGATAAATTGGCATCTGCAGCCACCTGCCATCCTGAAAGATAAATAGCTTCCAGTCCGGCATCCACTTCCTGTACTGCCTGATTACCTGTAAGAGCTCCAAGTCCTGCCACATAATCCTGGTTATTTAATTTATTCCAGAATTTTTTTGACATTTCCGTAGCAATCGTGTACTCTATGGTATAAGAACCACGAAGTTTCAAAACTTCTTCTGCTGTATATGGTCTTTTTACACCGTTCCAGCGTGGGTTTGTCAGCCAGTCTTGTTCTATAGCCTGGATTTGTTCTTGTCTTGTTTTCATAATATTTGGATTTTGTTAGATTAGGTTTTGAGAGTAATTTTGTTACTGGATGCTAGTTCCATTGTTAGTTGTTATTCAATCATTTTATTTTCAACCAGCAACTATAAAACTAGCAACCAATATTCTCCTAAATAAAAGGATACGCTTTAAGGGTCAGAAATTCTTCAAAATTCTCTGAAAAGATCAATTCATTGAAAAGTTCTTTGGCAAGATTGAATTTTCCGTTTTTGAAACGGGATTCTCCTACATACTTTTCAATATTGTCCATTTCTTCGCTTTCCCACTGTAAAATCATATTGCGGGTAAGTGTTCTGTCATCACTTAACACCGCTTCATTTTTCAGCCATTGCCAGATCTGTGTTCTTGATATCTCTGCAGTAGCCGCATCTTCCATCAGGTTATAAATGGCAGCAGCACCAGTTCCCATCAGCCAGCTTTCAAGATAAAGAATTCCTACGTTGATATTTTTTCTGACTCCCTTTTCGGTAATATCACCTTTGGGAATTTCCAGCAGATTACTTTCTGTAATATGATACTCAAATTTTTTGTCGATCTGGTTTCTGGAAGGCATATACTGATCAAAAATTTCTTTTGCCACCGAAACTAATGAGGGATGTGCTACCCAGGTTCCGTCGTGACCGTTTTTTACTTCCCGTTCCTTATCGTTTCTTACTTTTTCAAAAGCTAGGTTATTAGCTTCATCATTGTCCTTTACCGGAATTTGAGCCGCCATTCCGCCTATCGCATGTACATTTCTTCTATGACATATTTCAATGACTCTTTTTGAATAAGCACTCATAAACGGAGAAGTCATGGTCACCTGATCTCTGTCCGGTACAATAAACTCAGGAAGGTTTCTGAATTTTTTGATATAGGAAAAAATATAATCCCATCTGCCACAGTTCAGTCCCGCACTGTGTTCTTTTAATTCAAATAAAATTTCATCAATCTGAAATGATGCTGTAATGGTTTCTATTAAAACCGTAGCTTTAATTGTACCCTGTTGAATTCCCAGATAATTTTGTGCAAAAACAAAAACATTATTCCACCAGCGGGCTTCTTTATAATGTTCCAGTTTCGGAAGATAGAAATAAGGGCCACTTTCCTTTTCTAAAAGCGACTTGGCATTTCTGAAAAAATACAGTCCAAAATCAATCAGTGAACCGGAAGCTTTCTCACCATTAATTTCAATATGTTTTTCCGGAAGATGAAGTCCGCGGGGACGAACCAGCAAAACGGCAGGCTTTTCATTAAGCGTATAGACTTTTCCTGTCTCGTTTACAAAATCAATAGTACGGTTAATAGCATCAGAAAGATTAATCTGCCCCTGAATACAGTTTTCCCATACCGGCGAGCTGCTGTCTTCAAAATCTGCCATAAACGTAGAAGCTCCGGAATTCAAGGCATTGATAATCATCTTGCGGTCTACAGGTCCTGTAATTTCTACTCTTCTGTCTGACAAATCTTCCGGCAAAGGTGCACACACCCAATTTCCATTTCGGATCTCTTCTGTTTCTTTTAAAAATTCAGGAAGATTTCCATGATCAAAATTCTGCTGTGTATTTTTTCTCTCTTTTAAAAGTTCAAGTCTTTTGTGATTGAAATTCTGATGAAGAGCAATCAGAAAATCTGCCAAACCCGGAGTAAAAACTGCTTCAAACTGCTTCTGAGCTTTTATTTCTAATTGAGTCTTGGTTTCCATAACATATTGATTTTGTGATTTGATATTACAAACATAAATAAAAATATTCACAAATAGCGAACGTTCGCTAAATTTATTTAAAAATTATTATGCGAATAATCGCATCTAATTATTTATATTTGAGTAATGAATTCAGAAAGTGACTTTATCAAAACAGTTTTCGGACTAAAACTGAAACAGCAGAGACAAAAGAAAAACTGGTCTCTGCAGGATCTTGCTGTAAAGACAGGATTATCAAAATCTTACCTTAACGAAATTGAAAACGGAAAAAAATATCCCAAACATGATAAGATTATTCAGCTTTCTGAAGCTCTAAGCTGTACTTTTGATGATCTGGTTTCTACCAAACTTGATAAAAGCCTGGCGCCTTTCAATGAAATTCTGCAGTCTGATTTTTTCAAGGAAGTTCCATTGGAGCTGTTCGGGATCAGCAAAAACAACCTTATCAGCATCATAAGTGATGCTCCCAAGAAAGTGACGGCTTTCATCAATGCACTGATAGAAATTTCTCAGAATTATAATCTTGGAAAAGAAAGATTTTATTTTGCTGTATTAAGGTCATTTCAGGAATTGTATGACAATTATTTTCCGGAAATTGAAGAAAAAGTAAATCTGTTTATTCTGGAAAACCAGGTACAACCCGGCAAAAATTTAAAGTCTGAGATTCTGGAAAAAATTCTTGCAGAAAAATTCAGTTACACGATTCAATCTGAAGATTTTGAAAAATACGGGACTCTGGACAACCTTCGTTCGCTTTATATTCCGGAGAGAAAACTATTACTACTGAACCAAAAACTGGAAAAAGACCAGAAAACATTTATTCTGGCTAAAGAAATCGGCTTTAATGTACTGGAATTAAAAAATCGTCCCAACACGTATTCATGGCTTGATTTCGGAAGTTTTGAAGAAATTCTCAACAACTTTTACGCTTCATATTTTGCAGGCGCTCTGTTAATTTCAAAAGAGCCTGTCATTGAAAAGACATCAGAATTTTTCCAGCACAACACATGGGAATCTGTAAATTTTGAAAATCTTATCAACAGTTTTACCCGTTCCCCCGAAACATTCTATTACCGACTGACCAATATTCTTTCGTCTGAAATGGGAATTAAGGACTTATTCTATCTGTGTCTGGTAAAAAAGAAAAATTCAGATAAGATTCAGATTTTAAAAGAACTTCATCTGAACCATCAGCAGGCTCCCCATGCCAACGCAACCAACGAACACTACTGCAGAAGATGGATTGCCGTGAAAAATCTTGATCATTTAAAAGAAAATGAAACCCTTACTGATGCTCAAATATCTCATTATAAAGATCAGGGAATAAGCTATCTTGTTATTTCCACATCGCAAAAAAATCCTTTTTCAGATGGAAGCAACAGAAGTTACTGCCTTGGCATTTTATTGAATTCACAGACAATCAAAAAAATAAGTTTTATAAAATCTCCTTCTCTGAAAACCATCAATGTTGGAGTTACCTGTGAATCCTGCAGCATTGCAGATTGCGAAGTAAGACAGGCACCGCCGGTAAGGCTGGAAAAGGAACATTTCAATCTAAGCATGAAAAGTTCTGTTGAAAAAATAAGGAAGAGGTTTGAGAGTTAAAAAGGTGAATGGTGAATCGTCCATTCGCTTCGCTTGTCAATTTTTATACTGTTCTAAATTATTCGCTTATGAATTTTTTGCAATATTGACTATTCACTTACGAAGCAAAATTCATCATTGACTTTTATTTCCTATCTTAGTGCAAAACACAGTCATGATATTAGATTTATTATTTCCCAACCGTTGCATCCACTGCAACAGAATCATTGATCCTGAACTTTTGGTGTGTGATCTTTGTTTTAGCCAGATTTATTTTACCCACTATTCCTACTTTGAAAATAATCCGATTAAGGAAAAATGCAGTTTGTTTTTCCCTGTTGAAAACACCTTTGCCTTACTGCAATTTGAAGAGGAGAGCTTAAGCCGAAAGATTATCCATGAACTGAAATACAAAGGCCGGGAAAAAACAGGAAAGATCATTGCAGACTGGACAACAGAACGTCTGGATTTCGATCACGAAAAACCTGATTTACTGGTAAGCATACCTCTTCATCCAAAGAAATTTAAGGAACGCGGATATAATCAACTCCATTTATTCACTGAAACTTTATCTTCATTTTACAATATCCCTTTCGATCATCAATTAATTAAACGAAATTACTATTCAAAAGCTCAGGCTTTAAAAGATAAGAAACATAGGTTGGAATCTATTAATACATTTTCCGTCACCCAACCTGTAACAGGAAAGCATATTCTTCTGATTGACGATGTTTTCACCACAGGAAATACAGTTTCATCAGTTGCCTGGGAGATTTTAAATGCAGGAAATAATAAAGTGAGCGTTTTGGTGATGGCAGTGGATATCTGATTGAGATGCGATTTTCGAGATACGGGGTGCGAGGGATCAGTTTCGGGATGGTGGAATTCGGGGTGTGTGGTACGGAAATCATATTTAAAAATACTCTCAAAACTCTGAAGTCCTCCAACTCTCCTCCCCAATCTATTTTCATCGTTCAATTCTTTTTCCTAATTTTCCGGAAACTAAACAACTATGCCAAATCTGCTTTTATTACACGGAGCTTTAGGTCACAGCGACATTTTCACACCTTATCTGAACATTCTTTCCCAGTATTTTACGGTACACACTCCTTTGTTTTCAGGACATGGAAACCAGGAACTTCCGGCAGAGGGTATTAGTATTGAAAAGTATACTCAGGAATTATCAGAATACTGCGAAGTGAATAACTTAAGAGATGTTTCGATTTTCGGGCACAGCATGGGAGGTTACACAGCGCTTTGTTATGCGATGAAAAGCCCTGAAAATGTAAACTCGATTATAACTTTAGGAACAAAGTTTGACTGGACTGAGGAGCAGGCTTTCAAAGAAAGTAAAATGCTTAATCCTGATATCATTCTTGAGAAAATTCCGCAGTATGCCCTACTTTTAGAATCACAGCACGGATCAAAATGGAAGCAGCTTCTTCCTGCTATTGCTGATCTGATGATTGATTTAGGTAAAAATCCTCCGTTGGAAAATAATCTTGCGATGATTAATATTCCTATTCAGATCATGGTAGGAGATAAAGATAATATGGTAACTATTGAAGAGAGTTCAAGAGTTTACAGAAGTCTTCCGAATGCAAAATTGGCCGTACTTCCGGATACAAAACATCCACTGGATAAAGTACGACCAAGTCTATTGTTGAATTTAATAAAAGATTTTTGGAATCTTTCTTAAATTATCTTTGAAGTTTTTCTCCGTAACTAAGATCTCCGGCATCTCCTAAACCAGGAGTAATATAACCTTTTGATGTTAATTCTTCATCTATCGCTCCTACCCAGATGTGAGCTTCGGGGTAAGCATTCTGAATGGTTTCAACACCTTGTTTTGAAGCAATTGCTGCAACAATATGAAGCTGGGTTGGATTTCCATTGGTTAAAAGGTCTTTAATTGCTTCAATTAAAGAAGCTCCTGTTGCCAGCATCGGGTCTGCCACAATCAAAGGTCTGCCTTCGATGCTTGGGCAGGTCAGATAATCCTGTTTGATTGAGAAATAATCGTTTGCATCGTGTTTTCTGTAGGCAGCTACAAAACCGCAGTCAGCCCTGTCTAGATAGTTCAGAATTCCTTCAAACAATGGAACTCCGGCTCTTAAAATAGTGGTAATAACCGGCTGTACAGCAATTTCCCTGCTTTTTATTGTATCTAAAGGAGTTTGAATTTCAACTTCTCTGTACTCCAGTCCTTTACTGATTTCAAAAGCGGCAATCTCTCCGATTCTTTCCATATTTCTTCTGAATCTCATTCGGTCATGCTGAATGTCAACGTTTCTAAGTTCGTTAATCCATTCATTGACAAGAGAAAAGTTTTGCGATAAAATAGTAAGCATGAAAATTTTATTTTTAATTTCAGTTAATTGATATTAATTCCTGCAAAATTACAACTAAAAAACGAATTGAAAGATTGGGCCAGAGGAGAAATAAAGCATATTAATGAAAATAAACCTATGCAATATATTATAATTATTTAATGATAAAAAGTCTGATTTTAGGGATGAGCGCTAGGTTTTTAATTTAAAATCAAAAAAAATCCGGCAAGCAAACTTACCGGATTTTTCTTGAACATTGTTCTTATTATTTTTGTCTGAAATACACTTCAATCGGAACTCCGGTAAATCCGAATTCTTTTCTCAACTGGTTTTCAGTAAATCTTTTATAAGGTTCCTTTACATACTGTGGAAGGTTACAGAAGAATACAAACTGTGGTGACGGCGTTGGAAGCTGCACACAATATTTGATCTTGATATATTTTCCTTTCAATGCTGGTGGCGGTGTATTTTCGAAGATTGGAAGCATTACTTCATTCAGTTTTGAAGTTTTGATCTTCTTCTTACGGTCTTCATAAACCTCCATTGCTACTTCTACAGCTTTTAAGATTCTCTGCTTCGTTAAAGCCGAAACAAATAAGATTGGAATATCCTGGAACTGACCGATTTTGTCTTTGATTGATTTTTCGAAATCACGCATTGTGTTGGTCTGCTTGTCTTCGATCAAATCCCATTTATTAACAAGGATTACAATTCCTTTTCTGTTTTTCTGAGCCAATCCAAAGATATTCATATCCTGAGATTCCCAACCTTGTGTAGCATCTACCATAATGATTACTACGTCAGAATACTCGATAGAACGGATAGATCTCATTACAGAATAGAATTCAAGATCTTCACTTACCTTAGATTTTCTTCTCATCCCTGCAGTATCTACCAATACAAACTCGTGCCCGAATTTATTATATAAAGTCTGGATACTGTCTCTTGTAGTTCCTGCAATATCAGTTACAATATTTCTTTCAACATCCAGTAAAGCATTTGTCATCGTAGATTTCCCTACGTTTGGACGACCCGCAATAGTGATTTTAGGTAATCCTTCAAAAGGATCTTTATATTCTGTTGTTGGGAAGTCTCTAACGATATCATCTAAGATTTCTCCTGTTCCTGAACCGGTAGCGGAAGAAAGAGTGTAATATTTATCAATTCCTAACTGGTAGAATTCTGTTGCCGGAAGTTCTTCTTTGGCAGAATCTACTTTATTGATAACAATATAAATTGGTTTATTGGATCTTCTTAGTAATCTGTAAATTTCGTAATCTGTATCAGTAAGTCCCTCCTCCACATTCATCATAAAGATAATGGAAGTAGCTTCTTCTACGGCTAATTGTACCTGCTTACGAATTTCTTCTTCAAAGATATCATCCGTACCTACATCATAACCTCCGGTATCAATTACAGTAAAATCTACTCCATTCCAGTCAGATTTTCCGTAGTGACGGTCTCTGGTAACACCAGCT
The window above is part of the Chryseobacterium sp. MA9 genome. Proteins encoded here:
- the aceA gene encoding isocitrate lyase, which produces MKTRQEQIQAIEQDWLTNPRWNGVKRPYTAEEVLKLRGSYTIEYTIATEMSKKFWNKLNNQDYVAGLGALTGNQAVQEVDAGLEAIYLSGWQVAADANLSGEMYPDQSLYPANSVPSVVKKINNALLRADQVQSVSGTGDKEYLVPIIADAEAGFGGNLNAFELMKQMIEAGAAAVHFEDQLSSAKKCGHLGGKVLVPTQEAVNKLIAARLAADVLGVPSLIIARTDADAADLLTSDIDDRDKKFVTGERTTEGFYVVRNGVEQGIDRGLSYAPYADLIWMETSNPDLEQARRFAEGIHAKFPGKMLAYNCSPSFNWAARLSVEEMSTFREELAKMGYKFQFITLAGFHALNTAMFELALAYKERGMAGYSELQEREFALQQKGFRAVKHQSFVGTGYFDEIQNVVTNGSSATVAMKDSTETAQFH
- the aceB gene encoding malate synthase A — encoded protein: METKTQLEIKAQKQFEAVFTPGLADFLIALHQNFNHKRLELLKERKNTQQNFDHGNLPEFLKETEEIRNGNWVCAPLPEDLSDRRVEITGPVDRKMIINALNSGASTFMADFEDSSSPVWENCIQGQINLSDAINRTIDFVNETGKVYTLNEKPAVLLVRPRGLHLPEKHIEINGEKASGSLIDFGLYFFRNAKSLLEKESGPYFYLPKLEHYKEARWWNNVFVFAQNYLGIQQGTIKATVLIETITASFQIDEILFELKEHSAGLNCGRWDYIFSYIKKFRNLPEFIVPDRDQVTMTSPFMSAYSKRVIEICHRRNVHAIGGMAAQIPVKDNDEANNLAFEKVRNDKEREVKNGHDGTWVAHPSLVSVAKEIFDQYMPSRNQIDKKFEYHITESNLLEIPKGDITEKGVRKNINVGILYLESWLMGTGAAAIYNLMEDAATAEISRTQIWQWLKNEAVLSDDRTLTRNMILQWESEEMDNIEKYVGESRFKNGKFNLAKELFNELIFSENFEEFLTLKAYPFI
- a CDS encoding helix-turn-helix domain-containing protein; its protein translation is MNSESDFIKTVFGLKLKQQRQKKNWSLQDLAVKTGLSKSYLNEIENGKKYPKHDKIIQLSEALSCTFDDLVSTKLDKSLAPFNEILQSDFFKEVPLELFGISKNNLISIISDAPKKVTAFINALIEISQNYNLGKERFYFAVLRSFQELYDNYFPEIEEKVNLFILENQVQPGKNLKSEILEKILAEKFSYTIQSEDFEKYGTLDNLRSLYIPERKLLLLNQKLEKDQKTFILAKEIGFNVLELKNRPNTYSWLDFGSFEEILNNFYASYFAGALLISKEPVIEKTSEFFQHNTWESVNFENLINSFTRSPETFYYRLTNILSSEMGIKDLFYLCLVKKKNSDKIQILKELHLNHQQAPHANATNEHYCRRWIAVKNLDHLKENETLTDAQISHYKDQGISYLVISTSQKNPFSDGSNRSYCLGILLNSQTIKKISFIKSPSLKTINVGVTCESCSIADCEVRQAPPVRLEKEHFNLSMKSSVEKIRKRFES
- a CDS encoding ComF family protein; its protein translation is MILDLLFPNRCIHCNRIIDPELLVCDLCFSQIYFTHYSYFENNPIKEKCSLFFPVENTFALLQFEEESLSRKIIHELKYKGREKTGKIIADWTTERLDFDHEKPDLLVSIPLHPKKFKERGYNQLHLFTETLSSFYNIPFDHQLIKRNYYSKAQALKDKKHRLESINTFSVTQPVTGKHILLIDDVFTTGNTVSSVAWEILNAGNNKVSVLVMAVDI
- a CDS encoding alpha/beta fold hydrolase — encoded protein: MPNLLLLHGALGHSDIFTPYLNILSQYFTVHTPLFSGHGNQELPAEGISIEKYTQELSEYCEVNNLRDVSIFGHSMGGYTALCYAMKSPENVNSIITLGTKFDWTEEQAFKESKMLNPDIILEKIPQYALLLESQHGSKWKQLLPAIADLMIDLGKNPPLENNLAMINIPIQIMVGDKDNMVTIEESSRVYRSLPNAKLAVLPDTKHPLDKVRPSLLLNLIKDFWNLS
- the upp gene encoding uracil phosphoribosyltransferase → MLTILSQNFSLVNEWINELRNVDIQHDRMRFRRNMERIGEIAAFEISKGLEYREVEIQTPLDTIKSREIAVQPVITTILRAGVPLFEGILNYLDRADCGFVAAYRKHDANDYFSIKQDYLTCPSIEGRPLIVADPMLATGASLIEAIKDLLTNGNPTQLHIVAAIASKQGVETIQNAYPEAHIWVGAIDEELTSKGYITPGLGDAGDLSYGEKLQR
- the der gene encoding ribosome biogenesis GTPase Der, with amino-acid sequence MSNIVAIVGRPNVGKSTLFNRLLERREAIVDSTAGVTRDRHYGKSDWNGVDFTVIDTGGYDVGTDDIFEEEIRKQVQLAVEEATSIIFMMNVEEGLTDTDYEIYRLLRRSNKPIYIVINKVDSAKEELPATEFYQLGIDKYYTLSSATGSGTGEILDDIVRDFPTTEYKDPFEGLPKITIAGRPNVGKSTMTNALLDVERNIVTDIAGTTRDSIQTLYNKFGHEFVLVDTAGMRRKSKVSEDLEFYSVMRSIRSIEYSDVVIIMVDATQGWESQDMNIFGLAQKNRKGIVILVNKWDLIEDKQTNTMRDFEKSIKDKIGQFQDIPILFVSALTKQRILKAVEVAMEVYEDRKKKIKTSKLNEVMLPIFENTPPPALKGKYIKIKYCVQLPTPSPQFVFFCNLPQYVKEPYKRFTENQLRKEFGFTGVPIEVYFRQK